A stretch of Streptomyces vietnamensis DNA encodes these proteins:
- a CDS encoding VanZ family protein, with protein MNHDASLPVPPRRSRGIAVLALTVLGAAGAAFVLRGPLLMSAPRCMAGRWHGCFDTFNGVVLMTLVALPLALLVVWALAHRRRADGVPWAWRRSLAEVGMVHGTVPFLWLTLMPGAGAGVVPGRVSLVPLRDLATMGALGIVGNLLVFAALGFFAPMRFAAVASVPRVLALGAGCSVLVETAQYVLRLDRVSSVDDVLVNAAGALLAALASRRWWRSAATEPSDRPRPAPAPAG; from the coding sequence ATGAACCACGACGCATCCCTGCCGGTGCCGCCCCGCCGCTCGCGCGGGATCGCGGTCCTCGCCCTGACGGTCCTCGGTGCGGCGGGCGCCGCGTTCGTCCTGCGGGGGCCGCTCCTGATGTCCGCCCCGAGGTGCATGGCCGGGCGGTGGCACGGTTGCTTCGACACGTTCAACGGCGTGGTGCTCATGACGCTGGTCGCGCTGCCGCTGGCCCTACTGGTGGTGTGGGCGCTGGCGCACCGTCGGCGCGCCGACGGCGTCCCGTGGGCGTGGCGGAGGTCGCTGGCCGAGGTGGGCATGGTCCACGGGACGGTGCCGTTCCTGTGGCTGACCCTGATGCCGGGCGCCGGGGCCGGTGTCGTCCCCGGCCGGGTGAGCCTGGTCCCGCTGCGGGACCTGGCCACCATGGGGGCGCTCGGGATCGTCGGCAACCTGCTGGTCTTCGCGGCGCTGGGGTTCTTCGCCCCGATGCGGTTCGCGGCGGTGGCGTCCGTGCCGCGGGTCCTGGCGCTCGGGGCGGGCTGCTCGGTCCTGGTCGAGACCGCGCAGTACGTCCTCCGCCTCGACCGGGTGTCCTCCGTGGACGACGTACTGGTCAACGCCGCCGGCGCCCTGCTGGCCGCACTGGCCTCGCGCCGCTGGTGGCGCAGTGCGGCGACGGAGCCGTCGGACCGGCCCCGCCCCGCGCCGGCACCGGCGGGCTGA
- a CDS encoding AAA family ATPase — protein MDVGAVEARTRGIRGRARELEWIGRLVEAADGPGPKVLVLTGEPGAGKTTLLDHAVDVAAVRGRRVLRVRGCEGEQGLDFAGVHQLLSPVLRDIDRLPARQRDALRHAFGMDDGAGDGGQIPEPLVIRSGVLTLLSEAATERPLLIVVDDAQWLDVGSLDVLAFVARRLEGERMALLLAAREESVPARFDRDFPHLATGPLDGAEAGLLLDEQPNPPRGKARAQIIEQAAGNPLALIELARAFAKGPGLQRPGAIEALPLTTRLERLFAADLPGLPQETRHALLLAAAAGTDRLSDVLHAVPGLDDPEVWRPAEEAGLVRVENGEVRLRHPLIRFAVHQAASFADRREAHLALAAAFAHEPDRRAWHLAAAAFGPDEEVADALAQSAERSRRRGGYAAAATALERSAELTPDTERRAGRLLAAAVAAMYAGYPQWVGEIAARVGTLTHDPKLLAEASLCGGWSLAVTLRHQDALGFLLPVAETMATAAPALALDALATAATPAYNSGDPANRAELQRVGDLIPPQPDRSGRLWADAVAHPFTDRETLLRRLRDLAGSSWEEGPVLDPTMLGELIMLGATAWILDETDLSIRLLGRAMDHFRPAATAGTNCTVTQALALALFDSGAWTAAGSAAEEAFSLAAEAGADNVAVGAPILQATLRALRGDHTGARERAAEAVRGIELRKSRSLYVRHCQALGMAALAEGDHGAAYEHLRRVFTQDSTPAPVHHHASLHHLADLAAAAVRVGQADDARAVLRAVEDILGTPRSSRLDAIVHRATALLSPPDDAEPHFLAALADPAGARWPFERALAQLDFAEWLRRRRRAAEARPLLAAALEVFERLDARPWTERATAELRAAGVTVTDSTAPEAVAGLTPQELQIAQLAAEGLTNRDIGARLYLSPRTIGFHLHKIFPKLGITGRAQLRDVLGR, from the coding sequence ATGGACGTCGGCGCCGTCGAGGCACGCACGCGGGGCATCCGGGGCAGGGCCCGCGAGCTGGAGTGGATCGGCAGACTGGTCGAGGCCGCGGACGGTCCCGGCCCGAAGGTGCTCGTACTGACCGGTGAGCCGGGCGCCGGCAAGACCACCCTGCTGGACCACGCCGTCGACGTGGCCGCGGTCCGCGGCAGGCGGGTGCTCCGGGTCCGCGGCTGCGAGGGCGAGCAGGGCCTCGACTTCGCGGGAGTCCACCAGCTGCTGAGCCCCGTGCTCCGCGACATCGACCGGCTGCCGGCACGTCAGCGCGACGCCCTGCGGCACGCGTTCGGCATGGACGACGGCGCCGGCGACGGCGGGCAGATACCCGAGCCGCTCGTCATCAGGTCCGGCGTGCTCACCCTCCTCTCGGAGGCGGCGACGGAACGGCCCCTGCTCATCGTCGTCGACGACGCCCAGTGGCTGGACGTCGGCTCCCTGGACGTGCTGGCGTTCGTCGCGAGGCGGCTGGAGGGCGAGCGGATGGCCCTGCTGCTCGCGGCACGGGAGGAGTCGGTGCCGGCGCGCTTCGACCGCGACTTCCCCCATCTGGCGACCGGCCCCCTCGACGGGGCGGAGGCGGGTCTCCTCCTCGACGAGCAGCCGAATCCGCCGCGCGGCAAGGCCCGCGCCCAGATCATCGAACAGGCCGCCGGGAACCCGCTCGCCCTCATCGAACTCGCGCGGGCGTTCGCCAAGGGACCGGGCCTCCAGCGTCCCGGCGCGATCGAGGCCCTCCCGCTCACCACCCGCCTCGAGCGCCTGTTCGCGGCCGACCTGCCCGGACTTCCGCAGGAGACCCGCCATGCGCTGCTCCTGGCGGCGGCCGCCGGCACGGACCGGCTCTCCGACGTCCTGCACGCCGTCCCGGGCCTGGACGACCCCGAGGTCTGGCGGCCCGCCGAGGAGGCCGGGCTCGTACGCGTCGAGAACGGCGAGGTCCGGCTGCGCCACCCGCTGATCCGCTTCGCGGTCCACCAGGCCGCGTCCTTCGCCGACCGCCGTGAGGCCCATCTGGCGCTCGCCGCCGCGTTCGCCCACGAACCCGACCGCCGCGCCTGGCACCTGGCCGCGGCGGCGTTCGGCCCGGACGAGGAGGTCGCCGACGCCCTGGCGCAGAGCGCCGAGCGCTCCCGGCGCCGCGGCGGATACGCGGCCGCGGCCACCGCCCTCGAACGGTCGGCCGAACTCACCCCGGACACGGAGCGCCGCGCCGGACGTCTGCTCGCCGCCGCCGTCGCCGCCATGTACGCCGGGTACCCCCAGTGGGTGGGCGAGATCGCGGCCCGCGTGGGCACCCTGACGCACGATCCCAAGCTGCTCGCCGAGGCGTCCCTGTGCGGAGGCTGGTCGCTGGCCGTCACGCTCCGCCATCAGGACGCCCTCGGATTCCTGCTGCCCGTGGCCGAAACCATGGCCACCGCCGCGCCCGCTCTGGCACTGGACGCGCTGGCGACGGCGGCGACCCCCGCCTACAACTCCGGTGACCCCGCGAACCGCGCCGAACTGCAGCGCGTCGGTGATCTGATCCCCCCGCAGCCGGACCGGAGCGGCCGGCTCTGGGCAGACGCGGTCGCCCACCCCTTCACCGACCGGGAGACGCTGCTGCGGCGCCTGCGCGACCTGGCGGGTTCCTCGTGGGAGGAGGGTCCGGTTCTGGATCCCACCATGCTCGGCGAACTCATCATGCTCGGCGCCACCGCGTGGATCCTGGACGAGACCGACCTGTCCATACGGCTCCTCGGCCGGGCCATGGACCACTTCCGCCCGGCCGCCACGGCCGGCACCAACTGCACGGTCACCCAGGCCCTCGCCCTCGCCCTCTTCGACAGCGGAGCATGGACGGCCGCCGGATCAGCCGCCGAGGAGGCGTTCTCCCTGGCCGCGGAAGCGGGGGCGGACAACGTCGCCGTGGGCGCACCGATCCTCCAGGCCACGCTGCGCGCCCTCCGCGGCGACCACACCGGCGCCCGGGAGCGGGCCGCCGAGGCCGTCCGCGGCATCGAACTGCGCAAGTCCCGCAGCCTGTACGTCCGTCACTGCCAGGCCCTCGGCATGGCGGCGCTCGCGGAGGGAGACCACGGGGCGGCGTACGAGCACCTCCGCCGCGTCTTCACCCAGGATTCCACTCCCGCCCCCGTGCACCACCACGCCTCCCTCCACCACCTCGCCGACCTCGCCGCGGCCGCCGTGCGCGTCGGCCAGGCGGACGACGCCCGCGCCGTGCTCCGCGCGGTCGAGGACATCCTGGGCACGCCCCGCTCCAGCCGCCTGGACGCGATCGTGCACCGCGCCACGGCCCTCCTGAGCCCACCGGACGACGCCGAGCCGCACTTCCTCGCGGCCCTCGCCGACCCCGCGGGCGCCCGCTGGCCCTTCGAACGCGCCCTCGCCCAGCTGGACTTCGCCGAATGGCTGCGACGCCGCCGCCGTGCGGCGGAGGCACGTCCGCTGCTCGCGGCCGCCCTGGAGGTCTTCGAACGGCTCGACGCCCGCCCGTGGACCGAGCGTGCCACCGCCGAACTCCGCGCGGCGGGTGTCACCGTGACGGACTCCACCGCCCCGGAGGCCGTGGCCGGCCTGACGCCGCAGGAGCTGCAGATCGCCCAACTGGCGGCCGAGGGCCTGACGAACCGCGACATCGGCGCCCGGCTCTACCTGTCCCCTCGCACCATCGGCTTCCACCTGCACAAGATCTTCCCGAAGCTCGGCATCACGGGGCGTGCTCAGTTGCGGGACGTACTGGGCCGGTGA
- a CDS encoding response regulator transcription factor: MRVLIVEDEPYLAEAVRDGLRLEAIAADIAGDGDTALELLGVHSYDLAVLDRDIPGPSGDEVARRIVASGSGIPILMLTAADRIDDKASGFGLGADDYLTKPFEMRELVLRLRALDRRRAYARPPVREIAGLRIDPFRREVFRDGRYVALTRKQFAVLDVLVAADGGVVSAEELLERAWDGNADPFTNAVRITVSALRKRLGEPWIIATVPGVGYRIDTGPDSVHGGSTHA, translated from the coding sequence ATGCGCGTACTGATCGTGGAGGACGAGCCCTACCTGGCCGAAGCCGTCCGTGACGGCCTCCGTCTCGAGGCGATCGCCGCCGACATCGCGGGCGACGGCGACACCGCCCTGGAGCTGCTCGGCGTCCACTCCTACGACCTCGCGGTCCTCGACCGCGACATCCCCGGCCCCTCCGGCGACGAGGTCGCCCGGCGCATCGTCGCCTCCGGCAGCGGCATCCCGATCCTCATGCTCACCGCCGCCGACCGGATCGACGACAAGGCGTCCGGGTTCGGGCTCGGCGCCGACGACTACCTCACCAAGCCCTTCGAGATGCGGGAGCTCGTCCTGCGGCTGAGGGCGCTCGACCGCAGGCGCGCGTACGCCAGGCCCCCGGTCCGTGAGATCGCCGGCCTGCGGATCGACCCCTTCCGCCGGGAGGTCTTCCGCGACGGACGCTACGTCGCGCTCACCCGCAAGCAGTTCGCCGTCCTCGACGTCCTCGTCGCCGCCGACGGCGGGGTCGTCAGCGCCGAAGAGCTCCTCGAGCGGGCCTGGGACGGGAACGCCGACCCGTTCACCAACGCCGTGCGCATCACCGTCTCCGCACTGCGGAAACGGCTCGGTGAACCCTGGATCATCGCCACGGTGCCGGGTGTCGGCTACCGCATCGACACCGGTCCGGACTCCGTCCACGGCGGCAGTACGCATGCCTAG
- a CDS encoding discoidin domain-containing protein translates to MQSRRIRALAGAFRRSPLLVAFALGSLLVGLTPWLGVASTRAAGAGPTPPPAPHHGVAPANAMEPMAPVLDRTGWTATASDEETVGENGRAANVLDGSTATIWHSKWTGTPAPLPHSITVDMHRTAVVSALVYKPRATGANGRVGEYRIHVSADGQNWGSPVATGTLADDTAAKTLGFAPQGARFVRLTAVTEAGNRGPWTSASEIDLLGDPGTPAATVDLPRTGWTATASDEETVKENGRAANVLDGDAATIWHSRYSGTAAPLPHSITVDTHRTTAVSALVYQPRKDGPNGRAGAYTVTTSTDGTTFGAPVASGTWRDDDTVKTATFTRVSNARFIRLTVTGEAGNRGPWTSAAEIRLSGPANPAAHGSWSRITGFPLVPVATAVLPGDKLLAWSAYAIDRFGGSNGYTQTAILDLKTGRVTQRRIDNTGHDMFCPGIAMLADGRVLVTGGSNAEKASIYDPATDAWSATGDMNIARGYQAMTLLSTGEAFVLGGSWSGTAGDKSGEVWSPDTGTWRKLPGVPAVPAMTADPRGAYRADNHMWLYATSGGKVLQLGPSKQMNWITTGGNGSITSAGPRGDSQDAMTGNAVAYDIGKLLTLGGSPAYENKPATRRAYTVSIDGDRAEAARTGDMGHARAFGNSVVLPDGKVAVFGGQAYPVPFSDATSVLTPELWDPATGRFTPLASMAVPRNYHSVANLLPDGRIFSGGGGLCGDCATNHADGAVFTPPYLLNEDGSPKPRPVITGGVPPRAAAGTSLTVTTGGPVASFVLMRAAAATHSTDNDQRRVPLASTATGTGAYTVSVPADKGVVLPGTYMLFALDAHGVPSVARFITVS, encoded by the coding sequence TTGCAGTCCAGACGCATCCGAGCCCTTGCCGGAGCATTCCGGCGCTCCCCCCTGCTCGTCGCCTTCGCCCTCGGCTCGCTGCTCGTCGGGCTCACCCCCTGGCTCGGAGTGGCGAGCACGAGGGCGGCGGGGGCCGGCCCGACGCCTCCGCCGGCGCCGCACCACGGCGTGGCACCGGCGAACGCCATGGAGCCGATGGCCCCCGTGCTCGACCGGACCGGATGGACCGCCACCGCGAGCGACGAGGAGACCGTCGGCGAGAACGGCCGCGCGGCCAACGTCCTCGACGGCAGCACGGCCACCATCTGGCACAGCAAGTGGACGGGCACCCCCGCCCCGCTCCCGCACAGCATCACCGTCGACATGCACCGCACGGCGGTGGTCTCGGCGCTCGTCTACAAGCCCCGCGCCACCGGGGCCAACGGGCGCGTCGGTGAGTACCGCATCCACGTGAGCGCCGACGGCCAGAACTGGGGCAGTCCGGTCGCCACCGGCACCCTCGCGGACGACACCGCCGCCAAGACCCTCGGATTCGCCCCGCAGGGCGCCCGGTTCGTCCGGCTCACCGCCGTCACCGAGGCCGGCAACCGCGGTCCGTGGACCTCCGCCTCGGAGATCGACCTCCTCGGCGACCCCGGAACCCCGGCAGCCACCGTCGACCTGCCCCGGACCGGATGGACCGCCACCGCGAGCGACGAGGAGACCGTCAAGGAGAACGGCCGCGCGGCCAACGTCCTCGACGGCGACGCCGCCACCATCTGGCACAGCAGGTACTCCGGGACCGCGGCACCGCTGCCGCACAGCATCACCGTCGACACACACCGCACGACGGCCGTCTCCGCCCTGGTCTACCAGCCCCGCAAGGACGGCCCCAACGGCCGCGCGGGCGCGTACACCGTCACCACCAGCACCGACGGCACCACCTTCGGCGCACCGGTCGCCTCGGGCACCTGGCGCGACGACGACACCGTCAAGACCGCCACCTTCACCCGCGTGAGCAACGCCCGTTTCATACGCCTGACCGTGACCGGCGAGGCCGGCAACCGCGGGCCCTGGACCTCCGCCGCCGAGATACGCCTGAGCGGACCGGCCAACCCGGCCGCCCACGGATCCTGGAGCCGCATCACCGGCTTCCCCCTGGTGCCGGTGGCCACCGCCGTCCTGCCGGGCGACAAACTCCTGGCCTGGTCGGCGTACGCGATCGACCGCTTCGGCGGCAGCAACGGCTACACCCAGACCGCGATCCTGGACCTGAAGACGGGCAGGGTCACCCAGCGCCGCATCGACAACACCGGCCACGACATGTTCTGCCCGGGCATAGCGATGCTCGCCGACGGCCGGGTCCTGGTCACCGGCGGCAGCAACGCGGAGAAGGCGAGCATCTACGACCCGGCCACCGACGCCTGGTCCGCGACCGGCGACATGAACATCGCCCGCGGCTACCAGGCCATGACCCTGCTCTCCACCGGCGAGGCCTTCGTCCTCGGCGGATCCTGGAGCGGAACCGCGGGCGACAAGTCCGGCGAGGTCTGGTCCCCGGACACCGGCACCTGGCGCAAGCTCCCCGGCGTCCCCGCCGTCCCGGCGATGACGGCCGACCCGCGCGGCGCCTACCGCGCCGACAACCACATGTGGCTGTACGCCACCTCGGGCGGCAAGGTGCTCCAGCTGGGCCCGAGCAAGCAGATGAACTGGATCACCACCGGCGGGAACGGGAGCATCACCTCCGCCGGCCCCCGGGGCGACAGCCAGGACGCCATGACCGGCAACGCCGTCGCGTACGACATCGGCAAACTGCTCACCCTGGGCGGCTCGCCCGCGTACGAGAACAAGCCCGCCACCCGGCGCGCGTACACCGTGAGCATCGACGGCGATCGGGCCGAGGCCGCGCGCACGGGCGACATGGGCCACGCCCGCGCCTTCGGCAACAGCGTCGTCCTGCCCGACGGCAAGGTCGCCGTGTTCGGCGGGCAGGCGTACCCCGTGCCGTTCAGCGACGCCACGTCCGTGCTGACCCCCGAGCTGTGGGACCCGGCGACCGGACGCTTCACCCCGCTCGCCAGCATGGCCGTCCCGCGCAACTACCACAGCGTGGCGAACCTGCTGCCCGACGGGCGGATCTTCTCCGGCGGCGGCGGCCTGTGCGGCGACTGCGCCACCAACCACGCCGACGGAGCCGTGTTCACCCCGCCGTACCTCCTCAACGAGGACGGCTCGCCCAAGCCGCGTCCCGTCATCACCGGCGGCGTACCGCCCCGGGCCGCCGCCGGCACCTCGCTCACCGTCACCACCGGGGGGCCGGTGGCCTCCTTCGTCCTGATGCGGGCCGCGGCCGCGACCCACTCCACGGACAACGACCAGCGGCGGGTCCCGCTGGCCTCCACGGCCACGGGGACCGGGGCGTACACGGTGTCCGTCCCGGCCGACAAGGGCGTGGTCCTGCCGGGCACCTACATGCTCTTCGCCCTCGACGCCCACGGGGTGCCGAGCGTCGCCCGGTTCATCACCGTCTCCTGA